One genomic region from Longimicrobium sp. encodes:
- a CDS encoding hydroxymethylglutaryl-CoA reductase: MFVPSLLLKQLYTFGSLKNSDDGVQFSIKNRLSDATVTGLRGIRINGQEIPLHDVEVRLEDGIVQCHQISADRPLAFPLKHSLHIVAKRPALPLGKHEIEIVFDSKPFGKLKLNVQDAIAEQLPLAKKIPRDATDDYSPEAIRARQAFVEEFSGAPLDHVRRFSFDPHLLKGNVEHFTGVAQVPIGFAGPLQVNGEHAQGEFVIPMATTEGTLVASYNRGIALLNACGGVSVSVVGDAMQRAPVFVFDNARQGREFVEWVQANQPRIAQEAEATSSVAKLKYVDHYLSNKFVFLRFNYHTGDAAGQNMVGRATFAACSWILDQYPGVRHFYLESNFATDKKASQINIMRTRGKRVTAEAVIKRDALIQRMRVEPESLVYHHGVANIGSILSGANNNGAHSANAITAIFIATGQDVANVAESSAGVMYAELTPERDLYISITIPSLIVATHGGGTGLPTQRECLAAMGCVGRGTVNKFAEIVAGVVLAGELSLGSAISSSDWVSSHEQYGRNR, from the coding sequence ATGTTCGTCCCCAGCCTTCTCTTGAAGCAGCTGTACACCTTCGGAAGCCTGAAGAACTCCGACGACGGGGTGCAGTTCTCCATCAAGAACCGGCTGAGCGACGCCACGGTCACGGGGCTGCGCGGCATCCGCATCAACGGGCAGGAGATCCCGCTGCACGACGTGGAGGTGCGGCTGGAGGACGGCATCGTCCAGTGCCACCAGATCAGCGCCGACCGGCCGCTCGCGTTCCCGCTGAAGCACTCGCTGCACATCGTGGCGAAGCGCCCCGCGCTGCCGCTGGGGAAGCACGAGATCGAGATCGTGTTCGACAGCAAGCCGTTCGGCAAGCTGAAGCTGAACGTGCAGGACGCCATCGCCGAGCAGCTGCCGCTGGCGAAGAAGATCCCGCGCGACGCCACCGACGACTACTCGCCCGAGGCCATCCGCGCGCGCCAGGCGTTCGTGGAGGAGTTCTCGGGCGCGCCGCTGGACCACGTAAGGCGCTTCTCCTTCGATCCGCACCTGCTGAAGGGGAACGTGGAGCACTTCACCGGCGTGGCCCAGGTGCCGATCGGCTTCGCCGGGCCGCTGCAGGTGAACGGCGAGCACGCGCAGGGCGAGTTCGTGATCCCCATGGCCACCACCGAGGGGACGCTGGTGGCCAGCTACAACCGGGGGATCGCGCTGCTGAACGCGTGCGGCGGCGTGAGCGTGTCGGTGGTGGGCGACGCCATGCAGCGCGCGCCGGTGTTCGTGTTCGACAACGCGCGTCAGGGGCGGGAGTTCGTGGAGTGGGTGCAGGCGAACCAGCCCCGCATCGCGCAGGAGGCCGAGGCCACCAGCAGCGTGGCGAAGCTGAAGTACGTCGACCATTACCTCTCCAACAAGTTCGTCTTCCTCCGCTTCAACTACCACACGGGCGACGCGGCGGGGCAGAACATGGTGGGGCGCGCGACGTTCGCGGCGTGCTCGTGGATCCTGGACCAGTACCCCGGCGTCCGCCACTTCTACCTCGAGTCGAACTTCGCCACCGACAAGAAGGCGTCGCAGATCAACATCATGCGCACGCGCGGCAAGCGGGTGACGGCCGAGGCGGTGATCAAGCGCGACGCGCTGATCCAGCGCATGCGGGTGGAGCCCGAGAGCCTGGTGTACCACCACGGCGTGGCGAACATCGGCTCCATCCTGTCCGGCGCCAACAACAACGGCGCGCACTCGGCCAACGCCATCACCGCCATCTTCATCGCCACCGGGCAGGACGTGGCGAACGTGGCCGAGAGCAGCGCGGGGGTGATGTACGCCGAGCTCACGCCCGAGCGCGACCTGTACATCTCCATCACCATTCCGTCGTTGATCGTGGCCACCCACGGCGGCGGCACCGGGCTGCCGACCCAGCGCGAGTGCCTGGCGGCCATGGGGTGCGTGGGCCGCGGCACGGTGAACAAGTTCGCCGAGATCGTGGCCGGCGTGGTGCTGGCCGGCGAGCTCTCGCTGGGCTCCGCGATCTCGTCGTCCGACTGGGTCTCGAGCCACGAGCAGTACGGGCGGAACAGATAA
- the thiC gene encoding phosphomethylpyrimidine synthase ThiC, whose product MIATARPRTDTPAGDYGDAFPSSRKVYVDGRHGIRVPMREIGLSGGEPPLRVYDTSGPLGGDVRQGLPSVRGEWIAGRDVSPVSRTYTPIPGRSTAELPESLARPTLRGNGAVTQMAYARRGDITPEMEFVALREGVDAELVRSEVARGRAIIPANINHPELEPMIIGRAFKVKVNANIGNSAVTSSIEEEVEKLRWATLWGADTVMDLSTGKNIHETREWILRNSPVPIGTVPIYQALEKVGGVPEELTWELYRDTLVEQAEQGVDYFTVHAGVLLRYIPMTAKRMTGIVSRGGSIIAKWCLAHHRESFLYTHFREICEIMRAYDVSFSLGDGLRPGSIYDANDEAQFAELRTQGELNRIAWEFDVQTMNEGPGHVPMHLIKENMDRQLEWCQEAPFYTLGPLTTDIAPGYDHITSAIGAAQIGWYGTAMLCYVTPKEHLGLPNRDDVKSGVITYKIAAHAADLAKGHPRAQEWDDALSKARFEFRWRDQFNLSLDPVTALAYHDETLPAEGAKIAHFCSMCGPKFCSMKITQDVRDYAAQLEAAEAGMAAKSAEFRERGGEVYLPVVNEAIAEAIEAEETVAAD is encoded by the coding sequence ATGATCGCCACCGCCCGCCCCCGCACCGACACGCCCGCCGGCGACTACGGCGACGCCTTCCCCAGCTCGCGCAAGGTGTACGTCGACGGGCGCCACGGCATCCGCGTGCCCATGCGCGAGATCGGGCTCTCGGGCGGCGAGCCGCCGCTGCGCGTGTACGACACCAGCGGCCCGCTGGGCGGCGACGTGCGCCAGGGGCTTCCCTCCGTGCGCGGCGAGTGGATCGCGGGGCGCGACGTATCCCCCGTCTCCCGCACGTACACGCCGATCCCCGGCCGGAGCACGGCCGAGCTGCCGGAGTCGCTCGCGCGGCCAACGCTGCGCGGCAACGGGGCGGTCACGCAGATGGCCTACGCCCGCCGCGGCGACATCACCCCCGAGATGGAGTTCGTGGCCCTGCGCGAAGGGGTGGATGCCGAGCTGGTGCGAAGCGAAGTCGCGCGTGGGCGGGCCATCATCCCCGCCAACATCAACCACCCCGAGCTGGAGCCGATGATCATCGGCCGCGCGTTCAAGGTGAAGGTGAACGCGAACATCGGGAACAGCGCGGTGACCTCGTCCATCGAGGAGGAGGTGGAGAAGCTGCGCTGGGCCACCCTCTGGGGCGCCGACACCGTGATGGACCTCAGCACGGGGAAGAACATCCACGAGACGCGCGAGTGGATCCTGCGCAACTCGCCCGTGCCGATCGGCACGGTGCCCATCTACCAGGCGCTGGAGAAGGTGGGCGGCGTGCCCGAGGAGCTGACCTGGGAGCTGTACCGCGACACGCTGGTGGAGCAGGCCGAGCAGGGGGTGGACTACTTCACCGTGCACGCGGGCGTGCTGCTGCGCTACATCCCCATGACCGCGAAGCGGATGACGGGGATCGTGAGCCGCGGCGGGTCGATCATCGCCAAGTGGTGCCTGGCGCACCACCGCGAAAGCTTCCTGTACACGCACTTCCGCGAGATCTGCGAGATCATGCGGGCGTACGACGTGAGCTTCTCGCTGGGTGACGGGCTGCGGCCGGGCAGCATCTACGACGCCAACGACGAGGCGCAGTTCGCGGAGCTCAGGACGCAGGGCGAGCTGAACCGGATCGCGTGGGAGTTCGACGTGCAGACCATGAACGAGGGGCCGGGGCACGTGCCCATGCACCTGATCAAGGAGAACATGGACCGGCAGCTGGAGTGGTGCCAGGAGGCGCCGTTCTACACGCTGGGGCCGCTGACGACGGACATCGCGCCCGGGTACGACCACATCACCAGCGCGATCGGCGCGGCGCAGATCGGGTGGTACGGCACGGCCATGCTCTGCTACGTGACGCCCAAGGAGCACCTGGGGCTGCCGAACCGCGACGACGTGAAGTCGGGCGTGATCACGTACAAGATCGCGGCGCACGCGGCCGACCTCGCCAAGGGCCACCCGCGCGCGCAGGAGTGGGACGACGCGCTCTCCAAGGCGCGCTTCGAGTTCCGCTGGCGCGACCAGTTCAACCTGTCGCTGGACCCGGTGACCGCGCTGGCGTACCACGACGAGACGCTCCCCGCCGAGGGCGCCAAGATCGCGCACTTCTGCAGCATGTGCGGCCCGAAGTTCTGCTCGATGAAGATCACGCAGGACGTGCGCGACTACGCCGCGCAGCTGGAGGCGGCGGAGGCGGGGATGGCCGCCAAGAGCGCCGAGTTCCGCGAACGGGGCGGCGAGGTGTACCTTCCGGTGGTAAACGAGGCGATCGCCGAGGCCATCGAGGCGGAGGAGACGGTCGCGGCGGATTGA
- a CDS encoding UbiA family prenyltransferase, protein MKILTLLRGLWVSGRPIHSVIAGCATGATIAFLPAAIWWPALAAGCAMTFVTMAGFIINDIYDKSKDALACIQRPVTIGLVTRPQGIIASGLLILISLGLTPLHGKSMVILSITAASVILYSFFARHFPLFKGLYTALLCCAPLSYGAAVGGGQFPNTVFAALVLYISGREVYLDIRDIEGDSRFGLKTIPVLIGVAAARRMAVILIVVGGLSMLVVVRSTLGYLLACSSLLLLGLVLTWPGLELRRRLQLTRMPMFLGALALASTVWTVQ, encoded by the coding sequence ATGAAAATCCTCACCCTACTTAGGGGCCTATGGGTATCCGGACGCCCGATCCACTCCGTCATTGCCGGTTGCGCAACCGGGGCTACCATCGCATTCCTTCCGGCGGCGATATGGTGGCCTGCGTTAGCAGCGGGATGTGCAATGACCTTTGTTACGATGGCGGGATTTATAATCAATGACATTTATGACAAGTCCAAGGACGCTCTGGCGTGTATCCAACGACCTGTAACAATAGGTCTAGTTACGCGGCCTCAGGGGATCATCGCGAGTGGGTTGCTAATTCTCATTTCACTTGGGCTCACACCGCTACATGGTAAGTCCATGGTGATCCTCTCTATCACTGCTGCATCTGTTATTCTCTATTCGTTTTTTGCGCGGCATTTCCCCTTGTTCAAAGGCCTCTATACGGCGTTATTGTGCTGTGCTCCCCTCTCCTATGGCGCAGCTGTGGGTGGTGGACAGTTCCCAAATACTGTCTTTGCCGCACTTGTACTATACATCTCCGGCAGAGAAGTGTACTTGGACATCCGCGACATTGAGGGCGACAGCCGATTCGGCCTGAAAACTATTCCTGTCCTCATTGGTGTCGCCGCAGCACGAAGAATGGCAGTGATATTGATAGTGGTTGGAGGACTCTCTATGCTAGTTGTAGTTCGGTCTACACTCGGTTACCTACTAGCTTGCTCCTCTCTCCTGCTACTTGGCCTTGTACTCACGTGGCCGGGTCTGGAACTGCGGCGTCGCCTCCAACTCACTCGTATGCCCATGTTCTTAGGGGCTTTGGCACTTGCAAGTACAGTGTGGACAGTCCAATAG
- a CDS encoding TMEM175 family protein, with translation MAERTHARTHGAERGLSRFEGFSDAVFAIALTLLIVEIKVPGSPEGPHGYSDLARAMAEQWREHLALVLCYLVIGAYWLQHHYSGRIYARSDHWFGAINLLFLLAIVVVPYPIRVWCFHLGTPFESLASVTLVAGLALTACTWMAKWFYGMAGRRVMDERLAPDFLRQMTRRYGIATLIQIAAVPVAVAAPRMGVAIALLCVAFFLLPQPKPRYKPGEEPSEEEKLEE, from the coding sequence ATGGCCGAACGAACCCACGCGCGGACCCATGGTGCCGAGCGCGGACTCAGCCGTTTCGAGGGGTTCAGCGACGCGGTTTTCGCAATCGCGCTGACCCTGCTGATCGTCGAGATCAAGGTCCCCGGATCGCCCGAGGGGCCGCATGGCTACAGCGATCTGGCGAGGGCCATGGCCGAGCAGTGGCGCGAGCATCTCGCCCTCGTCCTCTGCTACCTCGTGATCGGCGCCTACTGGCTGCAGCACCATTATTCGGGCCGAATCTACGCCAGGAGCGATCACTGGTTCGGCGCGATCAACCTCCTGTTCCTGCTGGCCATCGTCGTCGTCCCCTATCCGATCCGCGTCTGGTGCTTCCACCTCGGCACGCCCTTCGAGTCCCTCGCGTCGGTGACCCTGGTGGCCGGCCTCGCCCTGACCGCCTGCACCTGGATGGCCAAGTGGTTCTACGGAATGGCGGGCCGCCGGGTGATGGACGAACGGCTCGCGCCCGACTTCCTCCGGCAGATGACGCGCCGCTACGGCATTGCGACGCTGATCCAGATCGCCGCCGTTCCGGTCGCCGTCGCGGCGCCGCGCATGGGAGTGGCCATCGCGCTGCTGTGCGTCGCCTTCTTCCTGCTGCCGCAGCCCAAGCCGCGCTACAAGCCCGGAGAGGAGCCGAGCGAGGAGGAGAAATTGGAAGAGTAG
- a CDS encoding AarF/UbiB family protein has translation MRRNPAPTPGAADDEPADDEASRPQPRHAEPRLELFGDVGQFVAALGADSPADRPEPAAADDAPHLRAEPGADAAPSIADDERAHSFDEVTLPEAHAVVSRETFRAGPADETTAEPPPRAASPSPDPHPDAPHVAPKPRAMPFVFDPLRPYRGVVRRFFVVYKHVLGLLAGGAVTYVRALPRERRHGLHSWFPRLTASIVWPFLDRDIRKLAFPQQLRRRLEILGPTYIKLGQIMAIREDLLPRSITRELANLFDRLPAIPFTQVREIIERSLDRPLAASFASVNEQPIGSASIAQAHRARTLAGEDVVVKVIKPGVREMIESDLTLLGMVGGFLQWVIPRYQPRQIVREFSAYTAKEVDYNFEADNAETFAANFRDTPDVVFPKIYRELSSGDVLTMEFMPGFKPGSPPTEQLTPEERERVIDLGAASIIRMLYRDGFFHADLHAGNLMILPGDRVRVGFIDLGMVGRFEERTRRQMLYYFHALVSGDIDGSTRYLTDMATLGKGGDPQGFRRAVADLSRRFVSRAGRGDISIAQLILESVGLGGKYRVFFPVEMTLMVKALVTFEGVGRTLDPQLDVAAVSRRHVSRIFQQQFDPRLLARQILRGSPELVDMAVRLPQLLSAGFKFADEHLNNRQPSNPLQGIKGAILAAACIVGGVLAAIQHASPLLWGGMFLLALVLSVFGR, from the coding sequence GTGCGGAGGAACCCGGCCCCCACCCCCGGCGCGGCGGACGACGAGCCCGCGGACGACGAGGCGTCGCGCCCCCAGCCGCGCCACGCCGAGCCGCGCCTGGAGCTGTTCGGCGACGTGGGCCAGTTCGTCGCCGCGCTGGGCGCCGATTCTCCAGCCGACCGTCCTGAGCCCGCGGCCGCGGACGACGCGCCGCATCTCCGCGCCGAGCCCGGGGCCGATGCTGCGCCGTCTATCGCCGACGACGAGCGCGCGCATTCGTTCGACGAGGTGACGCTGCCGGAGGCGCACGCCGTCGTCTCGCGCGAGACCTTCCGCGCCGGGCCGGCGGACGAGACCACCGCCGAGCCGCCGCCGCGCGCCGCATCCCCATCCCCCGATCCCCATCCCGACGCGCCGCACGTGGCCCCGAAGCCGCGCGCCATGCCGTTCGTGTTCGACCCGCTGCGCCCGTACCGCGGCGTGGTGCGGCGCTTCTTCGTGGTCTACAAGCACGTGCTCGGGCTCCTGGCCGGGGGCGCGGTGACGTACGTCCGCGCGCTGCCGCGCGAGCGGCGGCACGGGCTGCACTCCTGGTTCCCGCGGCTCACCGCCTCCATCGTCTGGCCCTTCCTGGACCGCGACATCCGCAAGCTGGCCTTTCCGCAGCAGCTGCGGCGGCGGCTGGAGATCCTGGGGCCCACGTACATCAAGCTCGGCCAGATCATGGCCATCCGCGAGGACCTGCTCCCGCGCAGCATCACCCGCGAGCTGGCCAACCTCTTCGACCGCCTCCCGGCCATCCCCTTCACCCAGGTCCGCGAGATCATCGAGCGCTCGCTGGACCGGCCGCTGGCAGCCTCCTTCGCCTCGGTGAACGAGCAGCCGATCGGCTCCGCCTCCATCGCCCAGGCGCACCGGGCCCGAACGCTGGCGGGCGAGGACGTGGTGGTGAAGGTGATCAAGCCCGGCGTGCGGGAGATGATCGAGAGCGACCTGACGCTGCTGGGGATGGTCGGCGGCTTCCTGCAGTGGGTGATCCCCCGCTACCAGCCGCGGCAGATCGTGCGCGAGTTCAGCGCGTATACCGCCAAGGAGGTCGATTACAACTTCGAGGCGGACAACGCCGAGACCTTCGCCGCGAACTTCCGCGACACGCCCGACGTCGTCTTCCCCAAAATCTACCGCGAGCTGTCGTCGGGCGACGTGCTGACGATGGAGTTCATGCCGGGGTTCAAGCCCGGCTCGCCGCCCACCGAGCAGCTGACGCCCGAGGAGCGCGAGCGGGTGATCGACCTGGGCGCCGCGTCCATCATCCGCATGCTGTACCGCGACGGCTTCTTCCACGCCGACCTGCACGCGGGGAACCTGATGATCCTCCCCGGCGACCGCGTGCGCGTGGGGTTCATCGACCTGGGGATGGTGGGGCGCTTCGAGGAGCGCACGCGGCGGCAGATGCTGTACTACTTCCACGCGCTGGTCTCGGGCGACATCGACGGGTCCACGCGCTACCTGACCGACATGGCCACGCTGGGGAAGGGCGGCGACCCGCAGGGCTTCCGCCGCGCCGTGGCCGACCTGTCGCGCCGCTTCGTCTCGCGCGCGGGCCGCGGCGACATCTCCATCGCCCAGCTGATCCTCGAGTCCGTGGGGCTGGGCGGAAAGTACCGCGTCTTCTTCCCCGTGGAGATGACGCTGATGGTGAAGGCGCTGGTGACCTTCGAGGGCGTGGGCCGCACGCTGGACCCGCAGCTGGACGTGGCCGCCGTCTCGCGCAGGCACGTGTCGCGGATCTTCCAGCAGCAGTTCGACCCCCGCCTGCTGGCGCGGCAGATCCTGCGCGGGAGCCCGGAGCTGGTGGACATGGCGGTGCGCCTGCCGCAGCTCCTTTCCGCCGGCTTCAAGTTCGCCGACGAGCACCTGAACAACCGCCAGCCTTCCAACCCGCTGCAGGGGATCAAGGGCGCCATCCTGGCCGCCGCCTGCATCGTGGGCGGCGTGCTGGCGGCCATCCAGCACGCCTCGCCGCTCCTGTGGGGAGGGATGTTCCTGCTGGCGCTGGTCCTGTCGGTCTTCGGGAGATGA
- a CDS encoding long-chain fatty acid--CoA ligase, producing the protein MYTPTTLLALVEQGLPKNVTPATVATKRDGKWIETSRAEFERQVELFAYGLHDLGVRRGDRVALHAENSAEWLIADLAVLSLGAVDVPIYTTQPADQIQYILENSEAVAYIVSSAKLHQPVASILPNVATLKATVGIRGSFAPGMLSWQEVLARGEAAKAKEPGFFRESRAQAKPDDLATLIYTSGTTGTPKGVMLTHWNLASNVLSSLERMPWDIEGERGGKILSYLPLSHVFERMLGYLYLHVGYPIWFVENFEEMLADLAFVTPVHFSSVPRLLEKVYAAIHARVDTLSGAQKKILAWGLGLADRFDVEKEIGLGDRVQYAIADALVFKKLRALFGGNLKAITSGGAALSKEVMNFINAIGIFCGQGYGLSETSPVITVYEKDRLRAGSVGSPISGVEIRIAGDGEIWVRGPNVMEGYFRAPEATAEVMEDGWFKTGDIGVIDGEGFLTITDRKKEMMKLSTGKYIAPQPIEQRLAHSRFIDQVVVIGNSRQFCSALLVVSVDTVVKHFAETGQPLAKDADVLGLPQVRELIQREVDAVNAHLPHWEQVKKFALVKHPWSIETGELTPTMKIKRRVINERHADDIQTLYA; encoded by the coding sequence ATGTACACCCCCACCACCCTCCTGGCCCTGGTCGAGCAGGGGCTGCCGAAGAACGTGACACCCGCCACCGTCGCCACCAAGCGCGACGGCAAGTGGATCGAGACCTCGCGCGCGGAGTTCGAGCGGCAGGTGGAGCTCTTCGCGTACGGGCTGCACGACCTGGGCGTGCGCCGCGGCGACCGCGTGGCGCTGCACGCCGAGAACAGCGCCGAGTGGCTGATCGCCGACCTGGCCGTCCTTTCCCTCGGCGCCGTCGACGTTCCCATCTACACCACCCAGCCGGCGGACCAGATCCAGTACATCCTGGAGAACTCCGAGGCGGTGGCGTACATCGTCTCGTCCGCGAAGCTGCACCAGCCCGTGGCCTCCATCCTCCCGAACGTGGCCACGCTGAAGGCCACCGTCGGCATCCGCGGCTCGTTCGCGCCGGGGATGCTGTCGTGGCAGGAGGTGCTGGCGCGCGGCGAGGCGGCGAAGGCGAAGGAGCCCGGCTTCTTCCGCGAGTCGCGCGCGCAGGCGAAGCCGGACGACCTGGCGACCCTCATCTACACCTCGGGGACCACGGGCACGCCCAAGGGGGTGATGCTGACGCACTGGAACCTGGCGTCCAACGTCCTTTCCTCGCTGGAGCGGATGCCGTGGGACATCGAGGGCGAGCGCGGCGGGAAGATCCTGTCCTACCTCCCCCTCTCGCACGTCTTCGAGCGGATGCTGGGCTACCTGTATCTCCACGTCGGCTATCCCATCTGGTTCGTGGAGAACTTCGAGGAGATGCTGGCCGACCTGGCGTTCGTGACGCCGGTGCACTTCTCCAGCGTCCCCCGCTTGCTGGAGAAGGTGTACGCGGCCATCCACGCCAGGGTCGACACGCTCTCCGGCGCGCAGAAGAAGATCCTGGCCTGGGGGCTGGGGCTGGCCGACCGCTTCGACGTGGAGAAGGAGATCGGCCTGGGCGACCGCGTGCAGTACGCCATCGCCGACGCGCTCGTCTTCAAGAAGCTGCGCGCGCTCTTCGGCGGGAACCTGAAGGCCATCACCAGCGGCGGCGCGGCGCTGTCGAAGGAGGTGATGAACTTCATCAACGCCATCGGCATCTTCTGCGGCCAGGGATACGGGCTGAGCGAGACCTCGCCCGTGATCACCGTCTACGAGAAGGACAGGCTGCGCGCCGGCTCGGTCGGCTCGCCCATCTCCGGGGTGGAGATCCGCATCGCCGGCGACGGGGAGATCTGGGTGCGCGGGCCCAACGTGATGGAGGGCTACTTCAGGGCGCCCGAGGCCACGGCCGAGGTGATGGAGGACGGCTGGTTCAAGACGGGCGACATCGGGGTGATCGACGGGGAAGGCTTCCTGACCATCACCGACCGCAAGAAGGAGATGATGAAGCTCAGCACGGGGAAGTACATCGCCCCGCAGCCCATCGAGCAGCGGCTGGCGCACAGCCGGTTCATCGACCAGGTGGTGGTGATCGGCAACAGCCGCCAGTTCTGCTCGGCCCTGCTGGTGGTGAGCGTGGACACGGTCGTGAAGCACTTCGCGGAGACCGGCCAGCCGCTGGCCAAGGACGCCGACGTGCTGGGCCTCCCCCAGGTGCGCGAGCTGATCCAGCGCGAGGTGGACGCGGTGAACGCGCACCTGCCGCACTGGGAGCAGGTGAAGAAGTTCGCGCTGGTGAAGCACCCGTGGAGCATCGAGACCGGCGAGCTGACGCCCACCATGAAGATCAAGCGGCGGGTGATCAACGAGCGTCACGCCGACGACATCCAGACGCTGTACGCCTGA
- a CDS encoding 1-acyl-sn-glycerol-3-phosphate acyltransferase, with protein MKKPEPAAAPFRVDLELGAADLEQLWERFDPEQDEIPAVGAVPELPAADEAAHDPIDWEYIESLNRGFLGEIVDHWFRGQIVGAEKIPEGGPLIIAPNHSGNAFPHDAVVLDGLLWRHYGLGRAGKCRSVYTPQLAAVWWMRPYGLDNWWRRGGGVDMTFANYDALLARGDKVVYYPEGVPGIGKGFLKRYQLQHFHSSFVALAAKHRAPVYTVAVVNAEWVNPTSVTFEWLNRLFRNTVGLPFFPIPTVFLAALFPFVFYLGFPCRMVFVVGDPIDVRGLLREEGETDLDHPDRDAVLRVAERVRRLSQERLDAAVAEHGKKPWDVRGLFRSMRKLKGRIWSRTPLGWPYAYLRHERDRRRPPARNGLHAFLRDWDILFYYMPLGWIGLALARVLRKPPYGYRGLTRRERTEREGSFRWTLDTRPLPPRSALEREAELAASGDD; from the coding sequence ATGAAGAAGCCGGAGCCCGCCGCCGCGCCCTTCCGGGTGGACCTGGAGCTCGGCGCCGCCGACCTGGAGCAGCTGTGGGAGCGCTTCGACCCCGAGCAGGACGAGATCCCCGCCGTCGGCGCCGTTCCCGAGCTGCCGGCGGCGGACGAGGCCGCGCACGACCCCATCGACTGGGAGTACATCGAGTCGCTGAACCGCGGCTTCCTGGGCGAGATCGTGGACCACTGGTTCCGCGGCCAGATCGTCGGCGCGGAGAAGATCCCCGAGGGCGGACCGCTCATCATCGCCCCCAACCACAGCGGCAACGCTTTTCCGCACGACGCGGTGGTGCTGGACGGGCTGCTCTGGCGCCACTACGGCCTGGGCCGCGCGGGAAAGTGCCGCTCGGTCTACACGCCGCAGCTGGCGGCGGTGTGGTGGATGCGGCCGTACGGGCTGGACAACTGGTGGCGGCGCGGCGGCGGGGTCGACATGACCTTCGCCAACTACGACGCGCTCCTCGCCCGCGGCGACAAGGTCGTCTACTATCCCGAGGGGGTGCCGGGGATCGGGAAGGGGTTCCTGAAGCGCTACCAGCTGCAGCACTTCCATTCCTCGTTCGTAGCGCTCGCGGCCAAGCACCGCGCGCCGGTCTACACCGTGGCGGTCGTCAACGCGGAGTGGGTGAACCCCACCAGCGTGACCTTCGAGTGGCTGAACCGGCTCTTCCGCAACACCGTGGGGCTGCCGTTCTTCCCCATTCCCACCGTGTTCCTGGCGGCGCTCTTCCCCTTCGTGTTCTACCTGGGCTTCCCCTGCCGCATGGTGTTCGTGGTCGGCGACCCCATCGACGTGCGCGGCCTGCTGCGCGAGGAGGGGGAGACGGATCTCGATCATCCGGACCGGGATGCCGTGCTGCGCGTGGCCGAGCGGGTGCGGCGGCTGTCGCAGGAGCGGCTGGACGCGGCGGTGGCCGAGCACGGGAAGAAGCCGTGGGACGTGCGCGGCCTGTTCCGCTCGATGCGGAAGCTGAAGGGGCGCATCTGGAGCCGCACGCCGCTGGGGTGGCCGTACGCCTATCTCCGCCACGAGCGCGACCGCCGCCGCCCGCCGGCCCGGAACGGGCTGCACGCCTTCCTGCGCGACTGGGACATCCTCTTCTACTACATGCCGTTGGGGTGGATCGGCCTGGCGCTCGCGCGGGTCCTGCGCAAGCCGCCGTACGGCTACCGCGGCCTCACCCGCCGCGAGCGCACCGAGCGCGAGGGCTCCTTCCGCTGGACGCTCGACACGCGCCCCCTCCCCCCGCGCTCCGCGCTGGAGCGCGAGGCGGAGCTCGCCGCGTCGGGGGACGATTGA